A region of the Oscarella lobularis chromosome 17, ooOscLobu1.1, whole genome shotgun sequence genome:
TGCCATTACGTTGCTGGTCTTGTTGGCATTGGATTGTCCCAGCTCTTCGCCGCTTCCGGCTTAGAAAACGAGCAGATAGGCAAGGAGGAAAAATTAGCCAATGCAATGGGACTATTTCTGCAGAAAACAAACATCATTCGCGACTACCTTGAAGACATTAATGACGGACGAATATTTTGGCCAAAATCcgtaaaaatgaaaaagaatcattttttttcaatttttttctataggtcTGGAAGAAATTCACTTTGAATTTGGAAGACTTTAAGAGCTCGGAACACAGTCATAAAGCCGTCGCCTGTCTCAACTATCTCGTGACGAATGCACTCCAGCACGCTCCTGACGTTCTTGAATATAtgtcaaaattgaaaaatcgcagcgtcttcaatttttgttCTATACCACAAGCAAGTCGAAATAACGACGCGAGAtgagaaaacgttttttcctcCCTATTTGTAGGTAATGGCAATAGGGACTTTGGCTCGTTGTTATAACAACCACCAAGTCTTTACTGGCGTCGTAAAGATTCGGAAAGGAGAGGCCGTTCGAATGATGATGGAAGCGACTGACATGAATTCGTTTAAGAAAATCATGAGTCAGTGCACCCAGGAAGTAAGAAAGAGGCCCcaattaaatttaaattttagttttggaatttttttagcTTGGTTCCGAAATTCCTTTTCTTGATCCGTCCGCTGTTCGGACGCTTGAGATCGTTCAGCGAATCATGACCCTTTGCTCGCCTGAATGGGCTGGGCTATGTATGAAAAATTCCGCCCAGTCAGGACAGGGCATATTTGGGGCTCTAAAACGGTTTGGAGCTGCTTTTCTTATTCTCGCAATGACCTGGTCCCTCTGGAGTCCTAACTTTTCATGACTAGTCTTTTTGTTCTGTATAAAATGAGAGAAGGGGCGCTGCTGTATAAttgaacgacgtcattcAGGACGTCATCGTACCGCGCGTTGTCTGGTGATGTCATTGTGAGAGCAGAGCGAAAATGCCAGCGAAAATCTCTGAAAGCGAGCTCGACGAATGGGTGGAAACGGCGACAAAATGCAGCTATCTTGCCGAACATGATCTAAAGGCAAATCGCACATCGCTACGACTTCCCATTCCAAGAAAAATGACGCTATGGTGTCTTTTAGCGTCTTTGCGACTACGTGTGCGATCTCTTGATGGAAGAGTCGAACGTACAACCGGTTTCGACTCCGGTAACGGTCTGCGGAGACATTCACGGACAGGTACGAGTTCTTTATACGTTGCCGTAGCCCTAAGGTGCCGTAACAATGGAATGCCTCTTCAGTTCTACGACCTAGAGGAGCTTTTTCGCACGGGCGGTCAAGTGCCTAACACTAACTACATATTTATGGTACGTAGAATAGAAATCGAGACtagaatgacgtcgattcgactcgTTTTAGGGCGATTTTGTCGATCGCGGCTATTACAGCCTCGAAACGTTCACTCGTCTCCTCACGTTGAAGGCCAAGTACGtttcgcgacgcgcgcgaacgtattcgaatcgattcgcgtAGGTATCCATCGAGAATTACTCTTTTGAGAGGAAATCACGAAAGCCGGCAAATCACTCAGGTCTACGGTTTCTATGGTAATATAGCGCCTTCGATTCCCGGCTGCGGGGGCGGCATTGAGTGAATGACGTCTTAGATGAATGCCAGACCAAATATGGTAATGCCAACGCTTGGAGATACTGTTGTCGCGTTTTTGACTACTTGACTGTGGCAGCtgtaagagagagagagagagaaattccCATGTAGTATCCCCCTTATATATACACATTGCTTAGATTATTGACGAAGAGATACTTTGCGTTCACGGTGGCCTTTCTCCAGACATCAGAACAGTTGACCAGGTACACTATGAATAGAGACGATGGGCACcagaaaattaatttctgcTGCTAGATTCGTACGATCGATAGAAACATGGAGATTCCACACCAGGGTGCCTTTTGtggtaataaataaataaataaactaataataataaagtcTACTCATtctctgatttttttccagaCATTGTCTGGTCAGATCCTGAGGACGTTGAAACGTGGGCCGTAAGTCCAAGGGGAGCCGGATGGCTCTTTGGTGCCAAAGTCACTAACGaggtcaattaattaattatttatttattgaacGGAACCCccgtcaaaaaaatatttcgaaTCTAGTTTGTTCACATCAATAATCTGAAATTGATATGCCGCGCTCACCAATTAGTCCAAGAAGGCTTCAAGTACATGTTCGACGGAAAACTCGTCACAATTTGGTCAGCTCCCAATTATTGCTATCGTTGCGGCAACGTCGCCTCGGTGATGTCATTCGAAACGACGGAATTGGGTCAGCCGAAAATTTTCCAAGCGGTTCCCGACGCAGAACGAGTCATACCGCAGCGTCCAACGGCTCCctattttttgtagagaCAATGACATTGACATTTTTGTctgtgtcacgtgataggaGTGTTCTTGCTCATTTATACATATAATCGCTCTCTCTAGGCAACGACTCTTGGACAGTGGAACTACGATCTCTTTGAATGATAATCAGGTAGGAAATTGCGGTAACACTAAGTAAATATCTATTAGCAGGAAGTTTGCCCTAATCGGGTTATTCTTCGCTGTAGAAGCCCTTGTCTTGTAGCATTCACAAGGCTTCTCGACGATACTACAACTTGGTACGTATTAGCGCGACGTCTCGACGAgttttcgaagcgacgagcgCGACAGCACACCTCTAAACGTCCTTATCACGTGTCGCTCCCCTGCGTAGATTCCGCTCCatttgcgcatgcgcattaACTTGTGAGGCAACACTGCGAAAAAATCGTACCTTCTTCGACGAAAGTCGTCGCCTAATCGACGCCGAATGGGCTGCTGTCAAAGCTCAGAAGTACCCAGGTCGTCGACGCCAACTCAGAAGCCGGCAAACGGCGTAAACGGAGCAAAGGGCGGTCCGACGCGAcgcaacgacgatttcgacgacgttcgccgcCCGTCGTTGGTCGGATCGTACGGGCCGGGTCACGGCATCGCCGCGACTGGTCCCGGCTGCAATCGTCCATCGGTCGTGGGCCCCGGACCGGGCGCGACGctattcgtcgccgtttaCGACTACGAAGcgcgaacgagcgacgatttgaGCTTTCACAAGGCCGAAAAGCTTCAGATATTGAATAATAGCGACGGCGATTGGTGGCAAGCGCGCTCGCTTACGACCGGTCTCGAAGGCTACATTCCAAGCAACTACGTCGCGCCCTATCAATCCTATCAAGCCGAAGAGTGAGTACTACATTGCTGCGCGTTAGGGGGAGGCCCGATTGGCGCCAAAGGCGCGCATCGAGGGTTTTTCTTCGCGATACCCGTATAAATCATTCCGCGGCCCGCGCGATCGCTATATCAAGTGACAAAGCGGTTTGTTACTCTAAGGACGCGAGACTACTCGCGAGACTAGTATactcattcattcattcattcattcattggGGGGAAGGGGGATcacgtgcgcgcgcgctacaGTGTAcgctccttttctctcagaTGGTACCACGGCAAGctgaaacgaatcgacgcggAAAAACGCGTTCTCGCGCCGGGAAATCCGCACGGCGCCTTTCTCATACGCGATAGCGAATCGCAAATGGGAAATTTCTCGATGAcgcttcgcgacggcgacgccgtcaaaCACTATCGCATCAAAAAGGCGAACGCGGGCGCCTACTTCATCGCCGCGCGCGCCATGTTCGAATCCCTTCAAGAACTCGTACGCCATTACATGAACATCGCGGACGGTCTCGCGTCACGCTTAACGCACGTGTGCCCACGCACGACCACGCCCATCACTCGCGACCTCTCCCACGCGACGAAAGACCAATGGGAAATatcgcgttcgtcgcttcAACTCGTGAAGAAACTCGGTTCGGGAAATTTCGGCGAAGTGTGGCaaggcctttggaatcgcGTCACACCTGTCGCAATAAAAACCCTCAAACCGGGAACGATGGCTCGATCCGCATTTCTCGAAGAAGCTCAAATTATGAAGAATCTTCGTCACGAGAAACTGATTCAATTATACGCCGTCTGCACGCAAGAGGAGCCCATCTACATCATCACGGAGCTCATGACCCACGGTTCTCTACTCGAATATCTCCAAGGGCCGCTCAGCGAATCCCTCGATCTCGCCATTCTCATCGACATGGGCGCGCAAATTGCATCCGGGATGGCGTATCTCGAAGCCCAACGCTACGTCCATCGCGATCTCGCCGCGCGTAATATTCTCGTCTCCGAGGGTAATATATGCAAAGTGGCCGATTTCGGCTTGGCGCGACTCATATCGGATAATGAGTACACAGCGCGCGAAGGGGCGAAATTTCCCATTAAGTGGACGGCGCCGGAAGCGGCTCTATACGGTCGTTTTACCATAAAATCCGATATATGGTCGTTTGGGGTTCTTCTCACTGAGTTGGTGACGCGTGGACGCATACCGTATCCGGGTATGACGAATGCTGAGGTTTTGAAGGCCGTTGAGAATGGCTATCGAATGCCCTGTCCCTATCAATGTCCTGAGCCGCTTTATAATATTATGTTGCACTGCTGGATGCCCGAACCGGAAGAGAGGCCTacgtttgaatttttgaaatttagACTCGAGGATTTTTTTGTGTCGTCAGAGGGCGCCTATCGGGGTCTTGaatagaaagagagagagagagagagagagagagagagtgagagagaaagagagagagacgaagTATTAGGAGGAAGGGAGGGAAGGAATCAATGATATCACACTGTCATAAGAAACAATCTAGGTTTTGTACATGTAGAATTTTCTGGTGTACTAGTCACTGTTAACTAAAATGTGACTCGTAGATTATATGATTGTTATAATATATTGTCATACTTgggaaaagaaattgcacagagaaaaaaagagtgtACTACTTCTGTCTCGTCACGTGAACACCCGTAAAGATTATCAGGACGTGCGATTGCGGCCATTCGGCGTTGTTTTATCGATCCCACTTCGTTCATACGTCGATCGCCCGACTCGTCGTTTTGATGAGCCACGAGTTTTGTGCATTCGttcgccgatcgtcgtcgcagcgatTTTACGGAGCCATACTTCGGAAGCGCGTTCGCATTTGCTGGTCAGGTCTCGCTGCATCGAGGAAACGCTGAGGAGCCGTCATGAAATGATGAATCGGTTATTTTTATGCGACTGTGCGCCTTATTACGACAATTCATGTGAACACTCATTTATTTAgatagaaataaaaatacacAGTCGTTCTAAAGCATGCAAAAACGtaccgttttctccttcgatCTTCGAATCTTCGGAGCCTCGATCTCGCGCCGCGTTtccacctagaaaaaaagaaagttaGTCACTGCCAaataatcgttgtacgtaccttttgtcgttgcgtccgtattcgcgttacccaggctacaccgcggggaggttcggacgcgtcgtagcccagggaagtcttcgcaaagcgatgacccccttccaaaaagtttcgggcgagttacgggtcctcggccactcCATTCAgtacccgcctggatgaggatcggcccctaataccgaaaccccggcgcgctggtaccaaagccttcggtatgtcttcctgagaagaaccgggccttgT
Encoded here:
- the LOC136197261 gene encoding squalene synthase-like encodes the protein MDFIRSLAHPDEIVALLRFRFGGGRETITPSLQEDSLSPNMKKCVFLLKKTSRSFAAVIQALDEELRHPVCIFYLVLRALDTVEDDMTIPLATKVPLLKTFYTRLEDPEWKYTESQEKDRIVLEDFPVISAEYRALAPSYRQVISDICRRMGEGMTEYLEQHPDTEEDWDKYCHYVAGLVGIGLSQLFAASGLENEQIGKEEKLANAMGLFLQKTNIIRDYLEDINDGRIFWPKSVWKKFTLNLEDFKSSEHSHKAVACLNYLVTNALQHAPDVLEYMSKLKNRSVFNFCSIPQVMAIGTLARCYNNHQVFTGVVKIRKGEAVRMMMEATDMNSFKKIMSQCTQELGSEIPFLDPSAVRTLEIVQRIMTLCSPEWAGLCMKNSAQSGQGIFGALKRFGAAFLILAMTWSLWSPNFS
- the LOC136197263 gene encoding serine/threonine-protein phosphatase 6 catalytic subunit-like, coding for MPAKISESELDEWVETATKCSYLAEHDLKRLCDYVCDLLMEESNVQPVSTPVTVCGDIHGQFYDLEELFRTGGQVPNTNYIFMGDFVDRGYYSLETFTRLLTLKAKYPSRITLLRGNHESRQITQVYGFYDECQTKYGNANAWRYCCRVFDYLTVAAIIDEEILCVHGGLSPDIRTVDQIRTIDRNMEIPHQGAFCDIVWSDPEDVETWAVSPRGAGWLFGAKVTNEFVHINNLKLICRAHQLVQEGFKYMFDGKLVTIWSAPNYCYRCGNVASVMSFETTELGQPKIFQAVPDAERVIPQRPTAPYFL
- the LOC136197256 gene encoding tyrosine-protein kinase STK-like; its protein translation is MGCCQSSEVPRSSTPTQKPANGVNGAKGGPTRRNDDFDDVRRPSLVGSYGPGHGIAATGPGCNRPSVVGPGPGATLFVAVYDYEARTSDDLSFHKAEKLQILNNSDGDWWQARSLTTGLEGYIPSNYVAPYQSYQAEEWYHGKLKRIDAEKRVLAPGNPHGAFLIRDSESQMGNFSMTLRDGDAVKHYRIKKANAGAYFIAARAMFESLQELVRHYMNIADGLASRLTHVCPRTTTPITRDLSHATKDQWEISRSSLQLVKKLGSGNFGEVWQGLWNRVTPVAIKTLKPGTMARSAFLEEAQIMKNLRHEKLIQLYAVCTQEEPIYIITELMTHGSLLEYLQGPLSESLDLAILIDMGAQIASGMAYLEAQRYVHRDLAARNILVSEGNICKVADFGLARLISDNEYTAREGAKFPIKWTAPEAALYGRFTIKSDIWSFGVLLTELVTRGRIPYPGMTNAEVLKAVENGYRMPCPYQCPEPLYNIMLHCWMPEPEERPTFEFLKFRLEDFFVSSEGAYRGLE